The following DNA comes from Cytophagales bacterium.
TCTGATCTTGCTGTTCCAACTGATCTATAAAGCTAGCTGGCTCATTTTCGTCGCCATACCTGCGATCCAACAGGAACAACCCTACCCGAAAGAAATGGCCCTGTTTTTTCTGATTTGGGTAGTAATCCTTCCATTTGTCATTCCCTGGGCTCACATTTTTCAGCGATAACCTATTCATACCTCAAAGAGGTCACAGGATTCATTCTGGCGGTTCGCCAGGTATGCAGCCCAACGGCAGCAAAAGCAATCATTGCCGTAATCAAGGTAGCCGCCAGAAACAATAAAGGATTCAACTCGGTACGATAAGCGAAATTATTGAGCCAGTTATTTCCGTAAAGCCAGATCAAAGGCATTGACAAGACATTTCCCAATAAAACCAGCAATATGAACTGGCGTGACAGCACATAAATGATATGACTGGTATTGGCGCCGAGCACCTTTCGAATACCTACTTCCTTGGTTTTACTCAGCGTAATGAACGAGATCAAACCCAATAACCCGATGATGGAAACGATGATCACAATCGCAGCAAAGATGGAAAGTAGTTGCGCCAATCGGTTCTCTTCTTCGTACTGACGGGCAAAATCCTGATCCAAAAACCGGTATTTCAATGGGTATCCGGAAAAAACTTCATCCCAGGAAGTCTCTAGCTGAGCCAGCAGGTTATCAATTTGCTGCGGATTGAATCGGATGGCATAATATCTACCGTACGTTTCAGCGGAAAAATCCATGGCTTTGGGCCAGATTTTTTCTTGTAATCCCAAACCATGATAATCCCGCACTACACCGATCACAGTACCCTGAGGGGTTTCGGATGGTGAAACAATCCGCTTGCCGATAGCGTCTTCAGGGCTCTTCCATCCCATGGCTTTCACACAAGATTCATTGATGATCAATCCTTCTGATAATTCAGAAGGCTTATCCAAATCGAAATTGCTGCCAGCGATTAATTCTAATCCCAGTGCAGGAAGATAAGCCTCATCGATTGCCATGTATTCCGTATCTACTGGCTGGTCGGAAAACTCATCAGGGTAAGCCCACTGTCCTTGCCAACCGGGTCTTCCTGGTAAGGCGTTACTCTGACTGACCATTTCCACGCCGGCAAAGGCGCTGATCTTGTTTTCTAATACTTGTCTCCCAGTATTTTGATATACGTCTGTTGCGTCGATCGTCAACACCTGATCCTTGTCAAAGCCCAGGTTTTGTTGCTTCATAAAATTGAGCTGACTGATGACCAATAAAGTACTCAGTACCAATCCGGAAGAAACGAAAAATTGAAAGATTATCAATCCTTTTCGAAGCTGTGCGCTGCTTTTTGAATTCAGCCCTTTGCCGCTCAGAGCTTGCAATGGCTTAAAGCCCGACATGATCAGCGCTGGATAAAATCCTGAGATAAAGGAAACGATCAGCACCATGGCCAACAGCATCAGCAAATAAGTTGGAGTCAGGAAGTCTATTGCCACGTATTGCTTATCCATCAGGTGATTGAACAAGGGCAATATTGCGGTTACAATTCCTATGGCGAGCATAGCTGCAAACACCGTCAACAAGGTGGACTCTGCCATGAATTGACCGATGATGAATCTTCTGGAAGACCCGACTACTTTTTTGATGCCAATTTCTTTGGCTCGATAAGCAGCCCTGGCCGTGCTCAAATTGATGTAATTTACACATGCCAGGAGTAGCAGAAAAGCAGCAATCACCAATAAAGTCCGCAACTCATCTTTGGAGCCATTCGGACCGAATCCATTCCAATAGGCTGCGTTCAGATATACTTCCTGTAAAGGAATCAAGTCCAGGGTGAATTCTACTCCCATTTCTTTTAACCACTCTCCTACTTCTTCTTCATATACTCCACTGATTTTGGATTGAAAGGCTTCACCATTCACACCTTTTTTCAATAGTAGATAATTTCGCATATTGAAAGTGCCCCAACCATATTCGGCGCCGTAAGAAAAGTCTCCCATGCTCACTAGCGTACTGAATGACGCCAATACATCGAATTGAATATGTGAATTGTTCGGCACATCAGCTACAATGCCTGTTACCGTAAAATCCAATGAATCGCGCATGGTTAAGGTCTTCCCCATGGCATCTCCCTCAAAGTATTTGTCGGCCAATTCTTCGGTTATCACTACTGAATAAGGATCAGCAAGCGCATCTTCGGCACTTCCCTGTTTTAGATCGAAAGAAAATACGCTGAAAAAGTCTTTGCTGGCAAAATGAACTTCATGTTCGTAGCGCTGCAGGTTGTGATATACCTTGAATCCCACAGGTGCACGCCTGGCGTAAATGATCTTATCTACTTCCGGGTAATTCGTTTTCAAGTGTTGCCCTACAGGCCACGCATTCGTTTCAAGTCCGCCCCCTGCAGAGGCAGTAACAATTTTAAAAATGCGATCTTCATTGGCATGGAAATCATCATAAGTGAACTGGTCCACGGCATATTTTAACACAAGCCCACCGATGGCCAGACCGACGGATAAACCAATAAGATTAATCGCCGAATGGCCTTTGAATTTCAACAGACTTCTTAGTGCAATCTTTAATGTTCTTGTCATGGAGTTTGATGTTCTTAACTGATACAACCATTTAATTCTTTTGATCAGGTTGGGCCTGACCGCCTTAAAAACACCCAGATTGTAATGTTTCCTGGCCGTTTTGATCCCATAGTATTCCAGGTCGTCCTGAAAAACTTCTTCCAGGTCTCCTTCTATCTCTTCTAAATAAGCACCTCGGATCAGGGTCTGTAAAATCCGGGTACTCCATTTCGGTGGAGTCTGCTCGGACATCAGATGGTTCGCAGCTCTTTTTCTAAATTGATCTCGGTCCAGAGCCCCTGACGGATGTCACTGATCTCTTTGAGTACCTGGTGTGCATGAGGCGTGGCCGTGTAAATTCTTTTTCGTTTACCACCTCTTTTTTGGGTGGCTTCACCAAGCGCTGATTCTAAAAACCCCTTTTCCTCCATTCGCTTCAACGCCGACTGGATGGATCCTACACTTAATCGTTCCTTAAGCCTCGCTTCCAATTCACGCTTGATCTCCACTCCATAGGCCTCTTCTTTCAACAGGATCACCGTGAGCAGCACCATTTCTTCAAATTCACCAAGTTTTGTCTTTTTCATCTAGGAAGTTTTTACCCTTTCGAGGTTATTATTCGTAATTGCAGTAAAAATAGTTTCAAATATTATTCGCAATTGCAGTATTAATTAAAATATTGACCCAAACACCGTGATTTAGAATGAAAAAAGAAAATTTTATAATGAAAGTGTAAGAAAATTGAAAATTCAGCTACATATGAAACGATGACTCAAGATCAACAACAACTTTGGAAGCAGATCAAGGACTTTGATCTCAATGCGAGTGGAGCCAGATTTTCATTCACAGATCGACTTGTGCGTGAAAATGACTGGCCACTGGCATATGCACTTCGGGTCGTCATGGAATACAAACGATTCATGTTTTTGATCTGCGTGGCAGAACATCCGCTTACACCTTCTGACGAGGTGGATCAGGCCTGGCATTTGCATTTGCTCTACACTGAATCGTACTGGGAAGACTTCTGTATTAAAACCCTGGGTCGCAAGATCCAGCATGGCCCAACCAAAGGCGGACAATCGGAGAAAGATAAGTTTGACGATTGGTACAGTGCCACCAAGGCCCTCTATCAAACCTACTTTGATAAAGCGCCCCCTGCAGACATCTGGCCTAGTAATGAAATTAGATTTTCTAACACAAATTACACAAGGGTGAATCGGCATCAGCATTGGGTGATCCCTAAACCAAGATTTTTACGCTTATGGAAACGTTGAAAAAATTAACTCCAGCAGAAACACTGGTCCTGAGAGACACTTCGCAGGCTTCATTTCGTGATTTGCTCAAGTTCACACTGATTGATCTGATCCTTAAAAAAGTACTGGTTGTCAGAAATGAGTCGAATCCTGAGCCTGAGGAAGAAAACAAGGTCGCATACAAAAATCTTGAAAAAGGACCTGCTTATGACAGTTATCAACCTAAAGCACACGAGTGGATCTATTTAGCTCCGTATGAAAAGGATGCAGACTTGAGCATTCAGTTCAGACATCTGGTGAAAATGGGCTGGGAAAGTGCAAGGAGCAGAAACAACTACCTGTTCAAGCAAGTGTTGATGAGCAAAGATATTGCCCGAGCGGCCAAAGAAGGTTGGTTTTATCGCACCTTTGGTTATTGTAATTTGACTCCTGAAGGACAGTTGTTGCAGCAACGAGTCAATGCGGAACTCGGCAAGCTTGCAGACATCCTACCGAATCTCATTGAAAACAACCCTGAAGGTGCAAAAGAGTTGATGGGTCATATCTATGGCAATATCATGCTGGTACCTTCTTTCGACTATAGTCTGTTGAAACAATTGGATGAAGTATTCGAAGAAGAATTGATCGAAAGGAATACGGATATGCATACCGACACAGCGGCAATATGGTTCTTCTTCCTGTACGATGACTTTCACTCCTCATTCGATAGTGAATATGATTCCTACGGCGGTGATAGCGGCTGGGGTGGAGGAGGCTGCAGCGGCGGAGATGGCGGTGGATGCAGTGGCTGTGGCGGTTGTGGCGGCTGCGGTGGTTAATTATTACAGCGTACGGAAATACTCCAAAATTGCCCGAGCTTCTTGCTGCGTTAATCCCTGATTGGCCATGGGTGCTCCATTGAACTCCATGAAAAGATCCTTGGCCAGCTGATCTTCTTTGAGCATGATCTCGGGGTACAGGATCATGTTCATGACCCATTCAGGGGAACGGCGCTTCAATATCCCATTAGGTGGAGGCCCAACAAACTTCTCACCTACCTTGTGGCAAGCAGTACATTTCTGCTGGTAAAGTACGGATCCGGTTTCGGCGAGCGGCGCATCGATCACTTCGGAAAGTTCCACGATCTGGATGGGCCCCACTCCTTTATTGGTCAGGTCTACTCGAATAGAGGCCGGCGCTTTCTCTGAGGCCGGAGCGCTTTTTTCGAGCTTATCGAAAGAAAATTCTGATGACTTGTCGGTTTTGCTACTACAAGCCAGCAGGAAAAAAACAAATACCCCTGAAATAAACAGTCTCATGCCGGCTAAATTGCGCAATTCAAATGAAAGTAAACATGAGAAATACGGTTGCAATTCTAATTGTAGTTTTGGCTACTTTTTCAGGGTGCCAAACGGAAGATGGATGGACACCTCTTTTTAATGGAGACAACCTGAATGGATGGCACATTTACAATGGGGGTACAGACTACAATGGATGGGTCGTTCAGGATGAAGTCATGGCTTTCGACCCGAATCGTCGCACGGAAGCCAGCAGCGCTTACCTGGTGACCGATAAGGAATACACCAACTTCGAAATTTCATTTGAATGGATGATTGGAGAACAAGGAAATTCCGGTTTTTTCTGGGGAGTTGTGGAAGATGCAGCTTACGAGTATCCTTACCTGACGGGTCCCGAAATTCAAATCCTGGATGACAACTGGTCCGAGTACATTGAAGAGCGTGGAGACATTAACCGCGCCGGATCGCTTTATGCCCTCATGCCCCCATCGAAAATCGTGAGCAAACCTGCTAATACCTGGAATCATTACCTCATTCACATTGACTATCAAAAAAATGAAGGCTTTGTTGAATTCAACAATGAACGTGTTTTGGAATTCCCCGTAAATGGCCCTGAATGGGACAAACTGGTCGCAGCTTCCAGTTTTGCGAATGCCCCTGGTTTCGGCGCTTCACAGACCGGACGACTGGCCTTACAAGATCACGGTAGCACAGTGGCGTTTAGAAAGATAAAAATCCGAGAACTTTAAGCATCCTCAGTATTGATCATACCCATACACGGGGCGTTACAAAGGATCAAGCATGTCTTATAACTTTGTACATCTCTGTAAAAGTTTTCTAGGATTACCCGACAAATCCCGTAATATTCTTCTTTTAGAACATTTTTTTTCGGACATTAGCATTCGCCTATGACCAGACTATCGTTCGCCGCTTTTTTGTTGGCTGGAACTGGAATTATTAAAGATTTCTCCAGACAATCAAAAAAGGTTGATTTATCTGCTATTTCAATTTTACCCGAAATTCCTGAAAATCTCGTAAGGCGGATATACAATCTGATCTTAAGTTGCACACAACCCAATCCTTCCTTCTCATTTATTGGCAATCTCCTGCCAGCTCCAATGCCTGATACGGCAAACGCTCAGCTTATCTCTTCAAGAAATACCTTCGGAATAGGATTACGTAAAGACCTGAGCAACCATAGGGGCATACAACGCAAAGCATAGATTCTGCGCACTCAGAGACCAATGACATCACAACCAGTCATTGGTCTCTCTGAGTTTTTCTTCACAGGTATTACATTTGAACCCATGTACAATGCTGACTCATATTCTATCCCTGGTGGTTGGATTCAAATAAAAACGATCGAAATGCACACCGCTGGTGAGCCACTGCGGGTGATCCTTGATGGATTTCCTGAAATCCAAGGAACTCGAGTACTCGACTACCGACGATTCATTCAGGAGCACTACGATCATCTGCGAACTGCGTTGATGTTTGAACCAAGAGGACATGCAGATATGTATGGTGTCATTGTGACTCCAAGTCAGGTCGCAGACTTTGGAGTGGTGTTCATCCACAATGAGGGCTACAGTACGATGTGCGGCCACGCTACCCTGGCAATTGCCAAATTGGCGGTGGAGGCTGGTTGGGTGGAGACGGTCACTCCAGTTACAAAAATTACGATCGAAGCACCATGTGGCATACTAACTGCTTTTGTGCATGTGGATGCAGGTAAGGTGACTCAAGTACGCTTCCTAAACGTTCCGTCCTTTGTTGCAGCGATGGACCAATCAATCTCACTTCCAAAATTTGGAACGATCAGATATGACCTTGCTTATGGTGGCGCCTTCTATGCTTTTGTTGACGCACAACAATTCAATTTAAAGCTCAATTCGGATCATTATCAAGAGCTTATTGACCTGGGTATGCAAATCAAACGGGCCGTTGCCTCTGCTCAAACCATTGCACATCCCGAGGAAGCCGACTTGAGTTTTCTTTATGGCACCATCTTCATTGACCGACCAGAATCCACCGATGCCCACAGTCGCAATGTCTGCATCTTTGCCGAAGGAGAAGTAGACCGATCACCAACCGGATCTGGTGTATCAGCTCGGATAGCCATTCATCATGCACGTGGAGAGGTGGCGTTAAACGAAGCCATTCCTATCGAGAGTATATTGGGTACCACATTTGACTGTAAGGTCGCCGAGGTGGTAGACTACCATGGTATCAATGCCGTGATTCCGGAAGTTGCCGGGGACGCTTATGTCACTGGCAAAAACATATTTACCATCGACCCGAACGACCCTCTGAAGGACGGGTTTATTTTCAGATAAATACTAATTCCGAATCAGAAGCTGCTTACCTCTCGACTTGAGATCAAAGCGTCAAACACAAAACATATTTTAGCTATTGCAAAGAATCGCTTGATTCGTTTGGCGCGTAAATCGTTTTCCGTTTATTTCGAGGTACTAAATACAATTAAGTTCTACATCATGACAAAACAATCACTCATACTCATGCTATGCTTGACGTATAGTCTTTTGAATTACGGTCAACAAGTCATTGGAGTCTCTGATCTCAACCCAAAACTCCAAATCAGGGGTTTCATCCAGTTAGTAGCCTACGCAGAGGATTCGCTCTATATTGGTGGCAACGTGGGTTTCATCAATGACCGCATTTCAAACCCAATTGTCAAGGTCAGTTTAGATGGACAGTTAAGTGAGTCTTTCAATTTCGACATGCCGTTTTCATCTGATTTGTTCAATGAACTTTTCCAACCTCACGTACTTTGGAATAATCGCTTACACATACAATATCAAGGAGAGGTTCGCAGAATTAATGAAAACGGATCTTTCGACGACTCATTCGTCATCAATGACGCGCCGAATGTACAAATGCTAATCACTCACCGCGATTCGTTATTGATCCTGTCAAATGGAGAGCGACTCGCCCTTTATGGAGATGATGGCGATGAACGAATCATATCAGACATTAACACGGAGGAATTTGGTCTGCAATGGCTATATCAACTTGACGAATCATCGTTTCTTATCGAAACAAGGGAAAGATCCACAGACAATCTGCAGCTACGTCTCTTTACTAACGGTCAATTGGATGATTCTTTCGAACCAATAAACTTCACTCGACCGGGAGCCCCGGCAAACGCCGAAAGACTAGCTAATGGAGAAATACTCATTTATGGCAATGAGATTGTTCTGGGTGAAACGCAAGGAAATGGAATTTATATTTTAAGTGCGGATGGAAGTTTATCATCCAATTCCCCACATGAAGCTGACCTTTCATTCATTGATGCTTATGATAATAGCATCGAAATAGTAACCTCTGATGGAAATGGGAAATTATTCATCCTGGGCCACAATGACCCTAATTCATTTGCCAACCTGGGACTGGCCAAAATGAGCCTGACAGGTAGACGAGACGATGAATTTCAAATAAGGAGCATGACTGTTGAATTCGGAACAAGAGATTTAATCCCTGCCGGGACAGGAAGGTTTCTACTGGCTGTGAATCAATCCTCCTATGATGGTCAACCATCGAGAGGACTGAATCTGATTGATATCGATGGAAATGCCATTGAAGCATTCAATGTGAAGACCGGTGGTCTTCCGTTTACAATAACGAGTTTTCGCAAAATCAATGATGACGAGTTCCTTATTGAAGGTCCCTTTGAGTCTTCGGAACCAGACGGCCAGGCTTACCTCACAAAATTCTCTCCGACCGACGGACCGAAGAGCACAGACCTGGGATTTACACTGGGAGTAGAAAATGGACTTGGTGCCTCAAAATTCCTGGAAAATGGTGATTTCATGGTAGGTTTTCAGGAAGAGAACACGAATTATTTGAAGGTGTTTCGCGATGGGGAATCAGTAGAGGTTTCTGCACAAATCTTCGAACCTTTTGTCCAACGTTCGCTTCGTTCCATTGTACAAACAGAGGAAGGGATATATGCAAGCGGAAGTATTGGATACAATGTCTCCGACACGAATCAATATGGCATCATCAAGCTAGATTCCGATTATAATCGAGATGAAACCTTTACTTCGCCATTTAGAGAAGATGAAATCGTAGAAAACGTCTTCGCTCAAGACGACAACCGTTTAGTTGTTCAAACTTCCTGCTTCAATGAATCCCAATATAAAGTCATCAGATTGATGCCTGATGGCACAAAGGACGAAACTTTCTCAGATATCATCAGCAATGGAGCAAGTACACCCCCCGTCTTTTCATTTAGTGATTCGTTGTTCATGACCTACGATGTGGACTTCAACGAAGATCAGCGCATCAATATCCATGACAAAAATGGAGAAATGGTCAATCAGGATTTGTTCCGTATTGACGCGGATAGAAACATCGGTGACATACAAATGATCAGCGATTCCACTTTCCTTATTTCCGGAAATTTCCGGTTTGTCAATGGTATTCCCCGTCGAGGAATAGCCATACTGGGGACTAATGGAGCCCTTTACGACGACCTTGATCTGGATGTGGTTGGCAATGTTTCGCAAATTTGAAATATATGGAGATACGCTTTTTGCGCTAGGTTCTGCGTCGATTGATGGCATCAATTCCGGAGGATTCTTCGCGGTACGCCTGAGCACGGAGAAGGTTGAAATCAACGAAATAGTTAATGATAATGATGCTAATGTCACATTGGATTGGGAAATGAATCCAAATATCAGAACATTGGAAATCATTCAAAGTGATGGTGAAAATGAGGTCAGTTCCGGACGCATTGAGAGAGATGTAACATCATACACCTTTGAATCCACTACACCAAATGTCACTTACACCTATCAAATCATCTCAAGAAATTTGTTTGGTCAAGCTGAGTCTTCATCGCAGACCTATGAAATAGTTCAGCCTGAGGCCCCAGCAAACTTGACAGCCGAACGACAAGAAGAGCTGGTGCTCCTCAACTGGGAAGACCTCTCTGACAATGAAACGGGCTTTACCATTTACAGATCAGCGGACAATGGGGATTTTGAAGCATTGGCTTCCACTGAACCGGATGTGGTTACGTTTACTGATGAATCCGCCGTGTTGAGTAGCGCTTACACTTATGTGGTTGAAGCTACCAGTGAAAATTTTCGTTCTGAGAGGACTAATGAGGCAATCATTGATATCGTACTTAGCGTCGATCAAGATGAATTGTTCCGAATTTATCCGAACCCCTCAGACGGAATCATAGGAATTTCGAGTAGTACGGTCATTGATCGAATAGAAATTCTGGATGTATCTGGTCGTCTGTTAGAACAACATCAAGTCAATAAGACACAACTTGTTCGGGACTTAAGTGGCCTGGAAAATGGCGTTTATATCCTGCGCATCCATGCTAAAAACAGCCTGAAAACTCAACGAATCATATTGGATTAAAAAGGATGGCCCAGATTATCTGGGCCATTCAACTAATTGCTCTTCTAAAAACTCATCCACCAATCCCCAGTAGCGATCGGGATAATTCTGGACATCTTTCACGTGGGCAGACCCCCAATCCGTGTGATGAAAAGTAACTACTTCCGGATCCATGGCCGCAGCAATG
Coding sequences within:
- a CDS encoding DUF1080 domain-containing protein, whose protein sequence is MRNTVAILIVVLATFSGCQTEDGWTPLFNGDNLNGWHIYNGGTDYNGWVVQDEVMAFDPNRRTEASSAYLVTDKEYTNFEISFEWMIGEQGNSGFFWGVVEDAAYEYPYLTGPEIQILDDNWSEYIEERGDINRAGSLYALMPPSKIVSKPANTWNHYLIHIDYQKNEGFVEFNNERVLEFPVNGPEWDKLVAASSFANAPGFGASQTGRLALQDHGSTVAFRKIKIREL
- a CDS encoding helix-turn-helix transcriptional regulator; the encoded protein is MKKTKLGEFEEMVLLTVILLKEEAYGVEIKRELEARLKERLSVGSIQSALKRMEEKGFLESALGEATQKRGGKRKRIYTATPHAHQVLKEISDIRQGLWTEINLEKELRTI
- a CDS encoding FtsX-like permease family protein, with the protein product MSEQTPPKWSTRILQTLIRGAYLEEIEGDLEEVFQDDLEYYGIKTARKHYNLGVFKAVRPNLIKRIKWLYQLRTSNSMTRTLKIALRSLLKFKGHSAINLIGLSVGLAIGGLVLKYAVDQFTYDDFHANEDRIFKIVTASAGGGLETNAWPVGQHLKTNYPEVDKIIYARRAPVGFKVYHNLQRYEHEVHFASKDFFSVFSFDLKQGSAEDALADPYSVVITEELADKYFEGDAMGKTLTMRDSLDFTVTGIVADVPNNSHIQFDVLASFSTLVSMGDFSYGAEYGWGTFNMRNYLLLKKGVNGEAFQSKISGVYEEEVGEWLKEMGVEFTLDLIPLQEVYLNAAYWNGFGPNGSKDELRTLLVIAAFLLLLACVNYINLSTARAAYRAKEIGIKKVVGSSRRFIIGQFMAESTLLTVFAAMLAIGIVTAILPLFNHLMDKQYVAIDFLTPTYLLMLLAMVLIVSFISGFYPALIMSGFKPLQALSGKGLNSKSSAQLRKGLIIFQFFVSSGLVLSTLLVISQLNFMKQQNLGFDKDQVLTIDATDVYQNTGRQVLENKISAFAGVEMVSQSNALPGRPGWQGQWAYPDEFSDQPVDTEYMAIDEAYLPALGLELIAGSNFDLDKPSELSEGLIINESCVKAMGWKSPEDAIGKRIVSPSETPQGTVIGVVRDYHGLGLQEKIWPKAMDFSAETYGRYYAIRFNPQQIDNLLAQLETSWDEVFSGYPLKYRFLDQDFARQYEEENRLAQLLSIFAAIVIIVSIIGLLGLISFITLSKTKEVGIRKVLGANTSHIIYVLSRQFILLVLLGNVLSMPLIWLYGNNWLNNFAYRTELNPLLFLAATLITAMIAFAAVGLHTWRTARMNPVTSLRYE
- a CDS encoding cytochrome c, with translation MRLFISGVFVFFLLACSSKTDKSSEFSFDKLEKSAPASEKAPASIRVDLTNKGVGPIQIVELSEVIDAPLAETGSVLYQQKCTACHKVGEKFVGPPPNGILKRRSPEWVMNMILYPEIMLKEDQLAKDLFMEFNGAPMANQGLTQQEARAILEYFRTL
- a CDS encoding T9SS type A sorting domain-containing protein, yielding MFRKFEIYGDTLFALGSASIDGINSGGFFAVRLSTEKVEINEIVNDNDANVTLDWEMNPNIRTLEIIQSDGENEVSSGRIERDVTSYTFESTTPNVTYTYQIISRNLFGQAESSSQTYEIVQPEAPANLTAERQEELVLLNWEDLSDNETGFTIYRSADNGDFEALASTEPDVVTFTDESAVLSSAYTYVVEATSENFRSERTNEAIIDIVLSVDQDELFRIYPNPSDGIIGISSSTVIDRIEILDVSGRLLEQHQVNKTQLVRDLSGLENGVYILRIHAKNSLKTQRIILD
- a CDS encoding proline racemase family protein translates to MTSQPVIGLSEFFFTGITFEPMYNADSYSIPGGWIQIKTIEMHTAGEPLRVILDGFPEIQGTRVLDYRRFIQEHYDHLRTALMFEPRGHADMYGVIVTPSQVADFGVVFIHNEGYSTMCGHATLAIAKLAVEAGWVETVTPVTKITIEAPCGILTAFVHVDAGKVTQVRFLNVPSFVAAMDQSISLPKFGTIRYDLAYGGAFYAFVDAQQFNLKLNSDHYQELIDLGMQIKRAVASAQTIAHPEEADLSFLYGTIFIDRPESTDAHSRNVCIFAEGEVDRSPTGSGVSARIAIHHARGEVALNEAIPIESILGTTFDCKVAEVVDYHGINAVIPEVAGDAYVTGKNIFTIDPNDPLKDGFIFR